One segment of Podospora pseudopauciseta strain CBS 411.78 chromosome 5 map unlocalized CBS411.78m_5.2, whole genome shotgun sequence DNA contains the following:
- the NOP1_2 gene encoding Small subunit processome complex component (COG:S; EggNog:ENOG503NUBA) produces the protein MIHHDQVAEMLYGYGGAAAAKPTHTDSPGPIPTVIPTPPQFQEIGETGHRTLWVVFALMVLSSGFFAFMSWNIPISKRLYHVITTLITITASLSYFAMASGHATSFSCTPAKDHHKHVPDVGYTECRQVFWGRYVDWAITTPLLLLDLSLLAGIDGAHTLMAVIADVIMVLSGLFASQGETATQRWGWYAIGCVSYLFVIWHVALHGARTVTAKGRGVTRLFSSLALFTFVLWTAYPIVWGIADGAHRTTVDTEILIYAVLDILAKPVFGLWLLFSHRSLAETNVDVGGWWSHGLGAEGRIRIGDEE, from the exons ATGATCCACCACGATCAAGTTGCGGAAATGCTCTACGGCTATGGTGGCGCTGCAGCTGCCAAGCCGACGCATACAGACAGTCCCGGTCCCATTCCCACTGTTATCC CAACACCCCCACAGTTTCAAGAAATCGGCGAGACAGGCCACCGGACGCTATGGGTTGTCTTTGCCCTGATGGTCCTCTCCTCGggcttcttcgccttcaTGTCATGGaacatccccatctccaagcGACTCTACCATGTCATTACCACCCTGATCACCATTACCGCCTCCCTCAGCTACTTCGCCATGGCCTCTGGCCACGCCACGAGCTTCAGCTGCACCCCTGCCAAGGACCACCATAAGCACGTGCCCGACGTTGGATACACTGAATGCCGTCaggtgttttgggggagatATGTTGACTGGGCCATCACCACGCCGCTGCTCCTGCTGGACCTGTCCTTGTTGGCCGGTATTGATGGTGCTCACACCCTCATGGCTGTTATTGCTGATGTGATTATGGTGTTGAGCGGACTGTTCGCCTCGCAGGGTGAGACAGCTACTCAGAGGTGGGGATGGTATGCCATTGGGTGTGTGTCGTACCTGTTTGTTATTTGGCATGTGGCTCTCCATGGTGCTCGGACTGTGACTGccaaggggaggggtgtgaCGAGGCTGTTTAGCTCTTTGGCGCTGTTTACGTTTGTGTTGTGGACTGCTTATCCCAT TGTTTGGGGCATTGCTGACGGCGCTCATCGCACTACTGTTGATACCGAGATCTTGATCTACGCTGTTCTTGACATCCTCGCCAAGCCTGTCTTTGGTCTCTGGCTTCTCTTCAGCCACCGCTCGTTGGCTGAGACCAATGTTGATgtgggtggatggtggtCCCATGGATTGGGCGCTGAGGGGAGAATCAGGATCGGTGATGAGGAGTAA
- a CDS encoding uncharacterized protein (EggNog:ENOG503P4HN) — protein sequence MSSTTMNCPVVGTTNTTLPPSHPDIDLNKPGQTCPVVGATTDHHHNLHKHPQVPHPGLSAEHNHDDANACPVLTGKLVNEPKSQQMDDQVCPVVGTATTVLPPDHPSTEGKAGDAICPVTKARVDHHKGKLHGHPDVSHASAGAVCPVAGVRAS from the coding sequence ATGTCTTCAACCACAATGAACTGCCCCGTCGTTGgaaccaccaacaccactctGCCCCCTTCGCACCCAGACATCGATCTGAACAAGCCAGGCCAGACCTGCCCTGTCGTCGGTGCTACAAcggaccaccaccacaaccttcACAAGCATCCTCAAGTTCCCCACCCCGGACTCTCCGCCGAGCACAACCACGACGATGCGAATGCCTGCCCCGTCTTGACGGGCAAGCTCGTCAACGAGCCCAAGAGCCAGCAAATGGATGATCAGGTCTGCCCTGTCGTAGGAACTGCCACCACGGTTCTCCCTCCCGATCACCCTTCCACTGAGGGCAAGGCAGGCGATGCTATCTGCCCGGTGACCAAGGCGAGGGTTGACCACCACAAGGGGAAGCTGCATGGGCATCCTGACGTGAGCCATGCTAGTGCTGGGGCTGTTTGCCCTGTTGCTGGAGTCAGGGCCTCCTAA
- a CDS encoding uncharacterized protein (EggNog:ENOG503PY1I), with product MSSFHSHRLSLPDRTLRKPQKLRSSPKMDEMEDIVYDSPSYTKPSHHGPPSLTSSTSTLVPSDGGSLLDHFDLPSPPSTPVKSTHQYSSLNSFQSPALSPDLFSSSLSPPSSPSPRRDRHSGRRRSHSRSSSSSSVSSSSSAMELDGGYGGADGGVVPVVRSSRRTPYYPPNSSRSVDRARVYMNRGPHYVPNWTPMSSLPRHVQLQIEERMVKFTA from the coding sequence atgtcctccttccactcccaCCGCCTGTCCCTCCCGGACCGCACCCTCCGCAAACCCCAGAAACTGCGGTCCTCTCCCAAGATGGACGAAATGGAAGACATCGTGTACGATTCTCCCTCGTACACCAAACCCTCCCACCACgggcccccctccctcacctcgaGCACCTCGACCCTGGTCCCCTCCGACGGCGGGTCTTTGCTAGATCACTTcgacctcccctcccctccctcaaccccagTCAAGTCAACCCATCAGTACTCCTCTCTCAACAGCTTCCAGTCGCCAGCTCTCTCCCCAgaccttttctcctcctccctgtcacccccctcgtcaccaagcccaagacgTGACCGCCACAGTGGTCGTCGGAGATCTCACTCGAGgagctcatcatcctcgtcagTGTCATCGAGCTCATCAGCTATGGAACTGGATGGTGGTTATGGAGGAGCGGATGGGGGTGTAGTCCCTGTTGTGAGATCGAGCAGGCGGACGCCGTATTATCCCCCGAACTCGTCGCGGTCGGTGGACAGGGCGAGGGTGTATATGAATCGGGGGCCGCATTATGTCCCAAATTGGACGCCGATGAGCAGTTTGCCTAGGCATGTGCAGTTGCAGAttgaggagaggatggtgaagTTTACTGCTTGA
- a CDS encoding uncharacterized protein (EggNog:ENOG503PQ3S) has product MNRSRYVPQQSAYTAAQFQPFGPGPVPTPAQMPGMIPMGYPQQQMFGGSPNPNAMGASPILQQQQAMSPNALWAANFANGPIIEDLCAPPQMGLPTSPPMNALPPRGMPMGAAIHPSSMPQVQNVFGLRQPGTPHPGHGFAPMMPGVPARMVGSYPPGYAAQPQGIAWSHPHQLQFQQQLQQQAAEQHAQQQQQQQQQRQQQGQFLDPTMMLGRPRMEPGFATGGNGTEQMGSPSMGNSPGAQPLTPVESTLQGFMSPDSI; this is encoded by the coding sequence ATGAACCGCTCACGATATGTACCGCAGCAGTCTGCATATACCGCTGCTCAGTTCCAGCCGTTTGGTCCCGGACCTGTACCAACCCCAGCCCAGATGCCAGGCATGATCCCGATGGGATACCCACAGCAACAGATGTTCGGTGGCAGCCCGAACCCAAATGCCATGGGCGCTTCGCCAATactccagcaacagcaagccATGTCTCCAAACGCTCTGTGGGCAGCCAACTTTGCCAATGGGCCGATTATTGAGGATCTTTGTGCGCCCCCACAGATGGGACTGCCAACCTCGCCACCCATGAACGCCCTTCCACCTCGGGGCATGCCAATGGGCGCAGCAATTCACCCGTCATCCATGCCGCAGGTACAGAATGTGTTTGGCCTCCGTCAACCAGGAACACCACATCCAGGACACGGTTTTGCGCCGATGATGCCGGGAGTGCCAGCTCGCATGGTTGGATCGTACCCTCCAGGTTATGCTGCCCAGCCACAAGGAATTGCATGGTCGCATCCCCACCAGCTTCAGTTCCAACAGCAGCTTCAGCAGCAGGCGGCTGAGCAACAtgctcagcaacaacaacaacaacagcagcaacggcAACAGCAAGGTCAGTTTCTGGATCCAACGATGATGCTTGGGAGGCCAAGAATGGAGCCTGGGTTTGCTACGGGAGGGAATGGTACCGAGCAGATGGGGTCGCCGTCGATGGGGAATTCGCCAGGTGCGCAGCCGTTGACGCCGGTGGAGAGTACGTTACAGGGTTTCATGTCGCCTGATTCGATCTAG
- a CDS encoding uncharacterized protein (COG:S; EggNog:ENOG503Q4J2) — translation MYLVNVATKKLETFSADNIPPYAILSHTWGNDDEELSFRDIIDGLLKPGTLGVFKLDGCCKQAQLHGLGYVWIDTCCINKSDHVELSEAINSMFKWYRDAVICYVYLADATPNTRLSNSRWFRRGWTLQELLAPQELSLYGSDWTFLGSREDLAVSIEHATGIPEGFLYGDGDFYRASVAQRFSWASKRTTKRKEDMAYCLLGLFDVSLPIIYGDDHAFARLQREIMLKLRDDSIFAWGLSYEHPTKEQSQDTIRASAGALAESPKDYEYCGAIVSHGSHSSPSNKFVIESGFLCITTTTYTAQDGGTYGLLNCGTKDHTSEHVVGIPLQHSTSGDYYVRPHSYSARIFPKQTTDSRSVSQSIHIQMFRDQEISRLSKPSWSIRLRTSGCLLKVLEVYPPGRLHNKLIHVDPDFDSADAVDRTWVRLQRHGNESHLLPDFILILTITRHPEDVQGRLTCALAICSCFTTLKEIADNAQLLWKSIFIRKQASNVSQHIGAALWRSSDSLSGHPRISVVMSEIVSPPDTTIDLTQQLSRVRLPDRFLSALEHEDCLNQRLARKGNELEAREKQLNKTRDMLTELNKQIEKLEASKKSLNAEDHISAIEVEKLKNEKSKLESKRFKVSLNRTYLEGCLDEHHGGRNEWLRKIRLPIENGDVTAGDDSFLDHRLENLVRLLISVESSAPLTSTKYNPPQDMTPLAYAIQEGCYELLQRLLDQGADVNEIYANGRTALLAAVIWDKDMVVQKLLEHGAIVWPALLWSVQNCDRADTLSPLLKLEETALEVDAERFRMLLLLAAEQGSKEIILELLSWGEGRHTFDLSSKSNQDVVWAAAVKNHDSTVRTLIKHDCSPNPLSCQRLLLRSVLENCASLPPVLWEKKKADIHAKYMGGRNLLWLAADRGYDSVIGSLALIQTVIDPGSMGRQMTIADDFGQNALSRAAENGHVNAAVRLLLWEDPTVRDHDGHTALWYAVINGHADVLQALMKHKSIREDLWEMGKLLWWAVETDQEQMVDVILANDGALAFQHRYHDPHALLWSALGKGTTRIVGKLLAYREFQVHSVEMLQYAEKHRYDDLVRLLSLSNLLTLAVQGRMVVVDRVKPETGDKKQVRFGHHDGISKFEGSIVPVETLREEEDEI, via the exons ATGTATCTTGTCAACGTAGCAACAAAAAAACTCGAGACTTTCTCGGCAGACAACATTCCACCCTACGCCATATTGTCTCATACTTGGggcaacgacgacgaagagcTTTCTTTTCGCGATATCATTGACGGACTCCTCAAGCCTGGAACACTGGGCGTCTTCAAACTCGATGGCTGCTGTAAACAGGCCCAGCTCCACGGGCTTGGTTACGTTTGGATCGATACCTGTTGCATCAACAAGTCCGACCATGTTGAGCTGAGCGAGGCAATCAACTCGATGTTCAAGTGGTATCGCGATGCTGTGATTTGCTACGTATACCTTGCCGATGCTACACCAAACACTCGCCTCTCGAACAGCCGCTGGTTTCGGCGAGGATGGACGCTTCAAGAGCTCCTGGCACCTCAGGAGCTGAGTCTGTATGGTTCGGATTGGACCTTTCTCGGATCCCGAGAAGACCTTGCAGTGTCGATTGAGCACGCCACTGGGATACCCGAAGGCTTCCTGTATGGAGATGGTGATTTTTACCGGGCAAGCGTCGCTCAGCGATTCTCTTGGGCATCAAAGCGAACCACCAAGCGCAAAGAGGACATGGCTTACTGTCTCCTTGGACTGTTTGACGTTTCGCTGCCGATTATCTACGGTGATGATCATGCTTTCGCTCGGCTTCAACGCGAAATCATGCTTAAGCTGCGCGACGATTCCATATTTGCCTG GGGTCTAAGCTATGAACATCCTACCAAGGAACAGTCACAGGACACAATTAGGGCATCTGCAGGGGCTCTCGCCGAGTCTCCGAAGGACTATGAGTACTGTGGGGCTATCGTCTCTCATGGCTCCCACAGCTCTCCGTCAAACAAGTTCGTCATCGAAAGCGGATTCCTCTGTATTACAACAACCACCTACACAGCTCAAGACGGCGGTACCTACGGGCTTTTGAATTGTGGAACAAAAGATCACACAAGCGAGCATGTCGTTGGCATCCCTCTTCAGCACAGCACCTCTGGAGACTATTACGTTCGACCCCACAGCTACAGCGCCAGGATATTCCCTAAGCAAACGACGGATTCCAGAAGCGTTAGCCAATCGATTCACATTCAGATGTTTCGGGATCAAGAGATATCGAGGTTGTCGAAACCGAGCTGGTCGATCCGACTCAGGACATCAGGTTGTTTACTCAAGGTCCTTGAGGTATATCCTCCAGGGCGTTTACACAACAAACTGATCCACGTAGACCCCGACTTTGATTCCGCCGATGCTGTAGACCGGACCTGGGTACGGTTACAACGACACGGTAACGAGAGTCACCTGCTACCCGACTTCATTCTCATATTGACCATCACACGACACCCTGAAGACGTACAAGGCAGACTGACTTGCGCCCTTGCAATTTGTTCATGTTTCACCACCTTGAAAGAGATCGCAGACAATGCGCAATTGTTATGGAAGAGCATCTTCATCCGAAAGCAAGCCAGCAACGTATCTCAGCACATCGGTGCCGCTTTGTGGCGAAGCTCCGATTCGCTAAGTGGTCACCCAAGGATTTCTGTTGTGATGTCGGAGATTGTCTCACCCCCTGATACCACAATCGATTTGACTCAGCAGCTGTCGAGGGTCAGATTGCCAGACAGGTTTCTGAGCGCCTTGGAGCACGAAGACTGCCTCAATCAGCGCTTGGCTCGGAAAGGTAACGAGCTTGAAGCCAGAGAAAAACAGCTAAACAAAACACGCGACATGCTGACCGAGCTCAATAAGCAAATTGAGAAGCTGGAAGCGTCAAAGAAGTCATTGAATGCCGAGGACCACATCTCTGCAATAGAGGTGGAGAAGTTAAAAAACGAAAAGAGCAAACTGGAATCGAAGAGATTCAAGGTGAGCTTGAATCGAACATACCTTGAAGGATGTCTGGATGAACACCACGGCGGGCGCAATGAATGGCTTCGGAAAATCAGGCTACCCATTGAAAATGGGGATGTAACAGCCGGCGATGACTCGTTTCTTGACCATCGGCTTGAGAATCTGGTCAGGCTTCTGATTTCCGTGGAAAGTTCCGCTCCTTTAACTTCAACAAAATACAACCCACCCCAGGATATGACACCACTGGCTTATGCCATCCAAGAAGGCTGCTACGAGCTTCTGCAGCGGCTTCTTGACCAGGGCGCTGATGTGAATGAGATATATGCGAACGGCAGGACTGCCCTCTTGGCCGCAGTAATCTGGGATAAAGACATGGTGGTCCAGAAACTGCTTGAGCATGGAGCAATAGTTTGGCCGGCACTGCTATGGTCGGTTCAAAACTGCGACAGAGCTGACACACTTTCACCACTCCTCAAGTTAGAAGAGACGGCTCTTGAAGTGGATGCCGAGAGGTTTCgtatgctgctgctgctggctgcgGAGCAGGGATCGAAAGAAATTATTCTAGAGCTTTTGTCGTGGGGCGAGGGCAGGCACACTTTCGATCTCAGCAGTAAGTCGAATCAAGACGTTGTCTGGGCTGCTGCAGTCAAAAATCACGACTCGACAGTACGGACTCTCATCAAGCATGATTGCAGTCCGAATCCGTTGAGCTGCCAGCGCTTACTTCTTCGATCGGTCTTAGAGAATTGCGCCAGCCTTCCCCCGGTCTTatgggagaagaagaaggcggacATACACGCCAAGTACATGGGTGGCCGCAATCTTCTATGGTTGGCAGCAGACCGGGGGTACGATTCTGTGATTGGGTCCTTGGCGCTGATCCAAACAGTGATTGACCCTGGCAGTATGGGGAGGCAGATGACCATCGCAGACGATTTTGGCCAGAACGCGCTTTCCCGAGCTGCCGAGAATGGACATGTTAACGCTGCTGTCAGATTGCTGCTCTGGGAAGATCCGACTGTCAGAGATCATGACGGACACACAGCACTTTGGTACGCCGTAATCAACGGACATGCAGATGTATTGCAGGCCCTGATGAAACACAAGTCCATCAGGGAGGATCTTTGGGAAATGGGAAAACTGTTATGGTGGGCAGTCGAGACGGACCAAGAGCAAATGGTGGACGTTATCTTGGCCAATGACGGAGCTCTGGCCTTTCAGCATCGCTACCATGACCCTCATGCGCTTCTCTGGAGTGCGCTTGGAAAAGGTACTACCAGGATTGTGGGAAAACTCCTTGCATACCGAGAGTTTCAGGTTCACAGTGTCGAAATGCTCCAATATGCGGAGAAACACCGATATGATGACCTGGTCAGgctcttgtccttgtccaACCTACTGACATTGGCGGTCCAAGGTCGAATGGTTGTGGTTGATCGGGTGAAGCCTGAGACGGGAGACAAAAAGCAAGTGAGGTTTGGGCACCACGATGGAATTTCCAAGTTTGAAGGAAGTATCGTACCGGTTGAAACgttgagagaagaagaggatgagatCTAG
- a CDS encoding uncharacterized protein (CAZy:AA7; COG:C; EggNog:ENOG503P127) — MMHAALLFSLLGLAAAGSPKPAKQTKVLFPYEKTVLTPSSIRSFPSLSFGDVSKPVHSKPKCRAFPGTSDWPSATEWSKFGNFLNGSLLRPEPAQAACYPGPLQNQTRCQWLVTQAGQTHFWLDEPLTTLTEWPQGSTCVLSANATGECERGGWPEYVVNVTSVRDVQAAVNFARNKNLRVVIKNTGHDFGGRSMGAGSLSIWVHNLKTFEYLPSFTMGKYTGPAAHVGAGIESFELFNHMFKSNISLVGPGWGTVGAVGGWVSVAGHGTLTSKYGLGADQVLSINVVTADGQFLTVDPFNHEDLWFALRGGGGSTWGVITSVVVKAYPPINTVTIPLNFGNIGFPSNSTDGTYPLPIRVATGQPPPNTNFMNNKPDQFWEGVKISYHYCLKVQELGGYCFSYIFPLGNNSFAFTSNQIIPNITASEAIAALQPLYTQLNALSIPVSLPSSGQILPTLYAGNGQRTGSSNPANTRYRSRLFPRKNLVDPALWNKTFAAIRSGVEEGGLVFHGWGYAPTCKKAGYPGCENSAVHPAWRETVLPAALMEVIPARWTAAQAKANDEHTYKYTDVFKQLTSGAGSYMNEGDPAEKNWQDSFFGVNYKKLLKIKGKRDPWGLFWAQTTVGSEEWRVATADGYPAGQNGRLCRV; from the exons ATGATGCACgctgccctcctcttctccctcctcggtcTCGCCGCGGCCGGCAGTCCCAAACCCGCTAAACAAACCAAAGTCCTCTTCCCTTACGAAAAAACCGTCCtgaccccctcctccatccgctcttttccctccctctccttcggCGACGTATCCAAACCTGTCCATTCCAAGCCCAAATGCCGCGCCTTTCCCGGGACATCTGACTGGCCTTCGGCCACGGAATGGTCCAAGTTCGGCAACTTCCTCAACGGCTCACTGCTTCGACCCGAGCCAGCACAGGCGGCGTGCTACCCTGGCCCGCTGCAAAACCAGACACGTTGCCAGTGGCTCGTCACCCAAGCAGGACAGACACACTTCTGGCTTGATGAGCCGCTGACGACTCTGACGGAGTGGCCTCAGGGGAGCACGTGCGTGTTGAGTGCTAACGCCACGGGGGAGTGtgagaggggtgggtggcCAGAGTATGTGGTTAATGTGACGAGCGTGAGGGATGTGCAGGCTGCGGTAAACTTTGCGAGGAATAAGAacttgagggtggtgatcAA AAATACCGGCCATGACTTTGGTGGACGGTCAATGGGTGCTGGGTCGTTGAGTATTTGGGTACATAACCTCAAGACCTTCGAATATCTGCCTAGCTTCACGATGGGCAAGTACACCGGTCCTGCGGCGCATGTCGGGGCTGGGATTGAGTCTTTTGAGTTGTTCAACCACATGTTCAAGAGCAATATCTCACTTGTTGGACCGGGCTGGGGGACGGTTGGTGctgtggggggttgggtatCTGTTGCTGGGCATGGGACGTTGACGTCCAAGTATGGGCTTGGGGCGGACCAGGTCTTGTCAATCAATGTTGTTACTGCCGACGGACAGTTTCTGACGGTCGATCCGTTCAACCATGAGGATTTGTGGTTTGCGttgcggggtggtggtggca GCACCTGGGGCGTCATCACCTCCGTCGTGGTCAAAGCCTACCCTcccatcaacaccgtcaccatccccctcaactTCGGCAACATCGGCTTCCCAAGCAACTCCACCGACGGCAcctaccccctccccatcagaGTCGCCACAggccaacctccccccaacaccaacttCATGAATAACAAACCAGACCAGTTCTGGGAAGGCGTCAAGATCTCCTACCACTACTGCCTCAAAGTCCAAGAGCTTGGCGGCTACTGCTTCAGCTACATCTTCCCCCTCGGTAACAATAGCTTCGCCTTTACCTCCAACCAAATCAtccccaacatcaccgcctccGAAGCCATTGCCGCCCTTCAACCCCTATACACTCAACTCAacgccctctccatccccgtctccctcccctcatcagGCCAAATCCTCCCAACCCTCTACGCCGGCAACGGCCAAAGAACGggctcctccaacccagccaacaCCCGCTACCGCTCCCGCCTCTTTCCTCGCAAGAACCTCGTCGACCCCGCCCTGTGGAACAAGACTTTCGCCGCCATCCGCTCgggcgttgaagaaggcggtCTCGTCTTTCACGGCTGGGGTTACGCCCCAACATGCAAAAAGGCTGGGTATCCCGGGTGTGAGAACAGTGCTGTCCACCCCGCCTGGAGGGAGACTGTTCTCCCTGCTGCGCTCATGGAGGTTATCCCTGCTAGGTGGACGGCTGCTCAGGCAAAGGCGAATGATGAGCACACATATAAATACACCGATGTGTTCAAGCAGTTGACGTCCGGGGCAGGGTCGTATATGAATGAGGGGGATCCGGCGGAGAAGAATTGGCAGGATAGCTTTTTCGGAGTGAATTATAAGAAACTATTGAAGATCAAGGGTAAGAGGGATCCgtgggggttgttttgggCGCAGACGACGGTGGGGAGTGAGGAGTGGAGGGTTGCGACGGCGGATGGGTACCCTGCTGGGCAGAATGGGAGGTTGTGTCGTGtttga
- a CDS encoding uncharacterized protein (EggNog:ENOG503NYQC; COG:Q) has protein sequence MASNIPMTPWFLVPSLLAIYCFYGIWLAIFRLFLSPLSRFPGPKLAAATGWYQSYYELVTWAKGHFKIKDLHGKYGPIVRINPWEISINDAEFYSVLNVSGSVRHTNIDVRQRAALGFGESHGFTEDHSLHKMRRKPLEPLLSRRAIDLAQENIWTFAKRVEELFNKAKGTGNVISLNRAFSAFVDDAVSETCFGKSIGLLEDKDFSPSWHKLLEGLGTQTPLLFNFPILPRMLNLLPTAVVAKLHPEGAAYALLKSYTESIVDTALSSPDSKLPTSRKLIQTILSSDLPPSQKTRSRLATEASVILAAGGITTMRMLTITSYYLLSSPSKLHHLQSELTSLMRSYPTTTPRWSDLEKLPYLSACIKESLRLGIGATRHAAKYFPNDEIEYKSWVIPKGTSISVPMYPMHYDQEVYPNPWGFEPERWLGEYDKTMDRNLNPFSKGSRACLGKNLAYADMYIMLAVLFRPGGPQMRLYKTDESDVKFECDFGVSSPRLGSKGVRVVVE, from the exons ATGGCGTCCAACATCCCCATGACCCCGTGGTTCTTGGTGCCCTCCTTGCTGGCCATCTACTGTTTCTACGGCATATGGCTAGCCATCTTCCGCCtattcctctcccccctatCCCGATTCCCCGGCCCCAAActcgcagcagcaacaggatGGTACCAATCCTACTACGAGCTCGTTACATGGGCCAAAGGCCACTTCAAAATCAAGGACCTCCACGGCAAGTACGGCCCCATTGTCCGAATCAACCCTTGGGAAATCTCCATCAACGACGCAGAGTTCTACTCTGTCCTTAACGTCTCCGGCTCTGTCAGGCACACCAACATCGACGTTCGGCAACGAGCTGCCCTCGGATTCGGAGAGTCACACGGGTTCACCGAAGACCACAGCTTGCACAAGATGCGGCGGAAGCCCCTTGAGCCCTTGCTTTCTCGACGGGCGATTGACCTGGCCCAGGAAAACATCTGGACGTTCGCGAAGCGGGTAGAGGAGCTGTTCAACAAGGCAAAGGGGACCGGGAATGTGATTAGCCTCAACCGGGCGTTTTCCGCCTTTGTTGACGATGCTGTGTCCGAGACTTGCTTCGGCAAGAGCATTGGTCTGCTAGAAGACAAGGACTTTTCCCCAAGCTGGCATAAACTCCTCGAGGGCCTCGGAACGCAAACACCGCTGCTGTTCAACTTCCCCATTCTCCCAAGGatgctcaacctcctcccaaccGCCGTCGTAGCTAAGCTCCATCCCGAGGGGGCGGCCTACGCCCTGCTAAAAAGC TACACCGAATCCATCGTCGACActgccctctcctcccccgactCCAAACTCCCCACTTCCCGCAAACTAATCCAAACAATCCTCTCCtccgacctccccccctcccaaaaaacCCGCTCCCGCCTCGCAACCGAAGCCTCGGTCATCCTCGCCGCAGGCGGCATAACCACAATGAGAATGCTGACCATAACCTCTTAttacctcctctcctccccctccaaactccaccatctccaaagCGAGCTCACCTCTCTCATGCGCAGCtacccaaccacaaccccccgcTGGTCCGACCTGGAAAAACTCCCTTACCTGAGCGCCTGTATCAAAGAATCCTTGAGGTTAGGCATAGGCGCAACCCGACACGCGGCCAAATACTTCCCTAACGACGAGATAGAGTACAAGTCGTGGGTGATACCAAAAGGGACGTCAATCTCTGTGCCCATGTACCCCATGCACTACGACCAAGAGGTTTATCCTAATCCATGGGGGTTTGAACcagagaggtggttgggggagtACGACAAAACGATGGACAGGAATTTGAACCCTTTTAGCAAGGGGAGTAGGGCGTGTTTGGGCAAGAA TTTGGCATATGCCGATATGTATATCATGCTAGCGGTGCTCTTCCGTCCTGGGGGTCCCCAGATGAGGTTGTACAAGACTGACGAGTCGGACGTCAAGTTTGAGTGTGACTTTGGGGTGTCGAGTCCACGGTTGGGGAGtaagggggtgagggtggtggttgagtaA